From Primulina huaijiensis isolate GDHJ02 chromosome 15, ASM1229523v2, whole genome shotgun sequence, one genomic window encodes:
- the LOC140960126 gene encoding U-box domain-containing protein 40-like, which translates to MGGDGKPRRWRLSFHRPSSAAAVPPSEFICPISNSLMFEPTIVSSGQTFERISVQVCSDLGFIPTLPDGSKPDFSTVIPNLALKTAIQNWCSKSGCARQNPPVYSDIESIIYSLMGSSTSKNLDSSTDGVSDRELLKGVEEIPQVLLSHAATEPNSRNFSSSSSSDNSVITITSPLSQFRTLPSCFASSSLSSPSTSSEFIPGEASLNDVPARSSTSPVEDDDFVSKIQSLDVYDREQALIWVRKTTKTDEESRVTLCTEKLLSALKLALFSPFAALQTNAAATLVNLSIEKRNKIKIVRAGIVPLLVEVLRNGSDESREHAAGAIFSLAIENDNRTTIGVLGALQPLMHSIRSGSQRCRLDSASALYHLTLVQTNRVKLVKLGAVGVLLGLLEDTELAARVVLVVSNLAVCDPGMSALLEAGGVGSLLKVLRLGKEVASESTRENCVAVLYLLSFGSLRFKGLARDAGAVEILEEVTKTGSELAREQSWRILEGLRYREETEEVDWEAVMKGGVGHAGYRVGWRHGPNSTEF; encoded by the coding sequence ATGGGTGGAGATGGGAAACCTCGACGATGGAGGCTCTCTTTCCACCGACCGTCCTCAGCCGCCGCTGTGCCACCTTCAGAATTCATATGCCCCATTTCCAACTCCTTAATGTTCGAACCAACCATCGTTTCTTCCGGACAGACCTTCGAGCGCATATCAGTTCAAGTGTGCAGTGATTTGGGATTCATTCCCACCCTCCCCGACGGCTCGAAGCCGGATTTCTCGACGGTGATTCCTAATTTAGCCCTCAAGACCGCCATTCAAAACTGGTGTTCGAAATCCGGGTGCGCTCGTCAAAACCCACCAGTGTATTCGGATATCGAGTCCATTATCTATTCTCTTATGGGTTCTTCTACTTCGAAGAATCTTGATAGCTCGACGGATGGGGTTTCAGATAGAGAATTGTTAAAGGGAGTTGAGGAAATCCCTCAGGTTTTACTCTCACATGCCGCGACTGAACCAAATTCTCGAAATTTTTCGTCTTCTTCCAGTTCTGATAATTCAGTTATCACCATTACGTCGCCGCTGTCGCAATTTAGAACTCTCCCTTCTTGCTTTGCTTCGTCGTCTCTATCTTCGCCTTCTACCTCATCAGAATTCATTCCGGGTGAGGCCTCGTTGAATGATGTTCCAGCTCGATCTTCAACTTCTCCTGTGGAAGATGATGATTTTGTGAGCAAGATTCAGAGTTTGGATGTTTATGACCGAGAACAGGCTCTCATTTGGGTAAGAAAAACcactaaaactgatgaagaatCGAGAGTCACGCTTTGCACGGAGAAGCTGTTGTCTGCTTTAAAGCTGGCGTTGTTTTCACCTTTTGCCGCCTTGCAGACGAACGCTGCGGCAACTTTGGTGAACCTTTCGATCGAAAAGCGTAACAAGATCAAGATTGTGAGAGCTGGAATTGTCCCTCTGTTGGTCGAGGTTTTGAGGAACGGCTCCGATGAATCGAGGGAACATGCCGCCGGGGCGATATTCAGTTTAGCCATTGAAAATGATAACAGGACTACAATCGGCGTGCTTGGAGCTTTGCAGCCATTGATGCACTCGATAAGATCAGGTAGCCAGCGCTGCCGTCTCGACTCGGCATCGGCGCTGTATCACTTGACCCTGGTGCAGACTAATAGAGTTAAGCTCGTCAAGCTTGGAGCTGTCGGGGTTTTATTGGGGCTATTGGAGGATACAGAATTGGCAGCCCGTGTGGTTCTGGTGGTGTCCAACTTGGCGGTGTGCGATCCTGGCATGTCGGCGTTGTTGGAAGCCGGTGGAGTGGGGAGTTTGCTGAAGGTTTTGAGACTCGGAAAAGAAGTAGCCTCCGAGTCGACTCGGGAAAACTGTGTCGCCGTTCTGTATCTGCTGAGCTTCGGAAGCTTAAGGTTCAAGGGGTTGGCGAGGGACGCGGGTGCGGTGGAGATATTGGAGGAAGTGACGAAAACAGGGAGCGAGCTGGCCAGGGAGCAGTCGTGGAGGATTTTGGAGGGTTTACGGTATAGGGAAGAGACGGAGGAGGTGGACTGGGAGGCGGTGATGAAGGGAGGAGTGGGTCACGCCGGGTATCGAGTTGGGTGGCGCCACGGCCCTAACTCAACCGAGTTTTGA